Proteins co-encoded in one Euleptes europaea isolate rEulEur1 chromosome 1, rEulEur1.hap1, whole genome shotgun sequence genomic window:
- the CRB3 gene encoding protein crumbs homolog 3 yields the protein MAGSGQLAFLVTVSLQSLVPSVLGKDGNSTLEPTSSSSPHHLSSSELAAAIAVPTAFFGLLLIGLLVFVGFKVREKRQTEGTYRPSSEEQVGARVATNANLKLPPEERLI from the exons atggcAGGGTCCGGCCAGCTGGCATTCCTGGTGACCGTCTCTCTCCAGTCCCTCGTCCCCTCTGTGCTCGGTAAAG ACGGAAACAGCACATTGGAACCCACGTCTTCCTCTTCTCCGCATCACCTTTCA AGCTCGGAACTAGCCGCTGCCATCGCCGTGCCGACGGCCTTTTTCGGGCTGCTGCTGATCGGCCTCTTGGTCTTCGTGGGATTCAAAGTCCGGGAGAAGCGCCAGACGGAAGGCACCTACCGGCCGAGCAGCGAGGAGCAGGTGGGCGCCCGCGTGGCGACGAACGCCAACCTCAAGCTGCCTCCCGAGGAGCGACTCATCTGA